In the genome of Leeuwenhoekiella sp. MAR_2009_132, one region contains:
- a CDS encoding NUDIX hydrolase, producing MTPSSASDMHLGHKDFYAQNDKIYVATDCIIFGFDDGDLKLLVFKRRVEPNSGIWSLIGSFVKLGEDVDEAARRVLKEITGLNQLFLEQSKTYGKADRDPGYRCLSVAHYALIRIDDYDKQLVEEHGAFWYTLKDLPALALDHNQMVADALDMLRRKSRYQPIGFELLPEKFTIPQMQKLYEAIYQRELDPRNFRKKVLSLKVLVKLDEKDKTSSKRGAYLYRFDSEKYQELLESGYNFEI from the coding sequence ATGACCCCAAGTTCTGCTAGTGACATGCATTTAGGACACAAAGATTTTTATGCTCAAAACGATAAAATTTATGTAGCGACAGATTGCATAATATTTGGCTTTGATGATGGCGATCTTAAATTACTTGTTTTTAAGAGAAGAGTTGAGCCTAACTCGGGTATATGGTCATTGATAGGAAGTTTTGTTAAACTGGGAGAAGATGTAGATGAGGCAGCAAGACGCGTATTAAAAGAGATCACAGGTCTTAATCAGTTATTTTTAGAACAATCTAAAACCTACGGAAAAGCAGATCGTGATCCCGGTTATCGCTGTTTGTCTGTAGCGCATTATGCGCTCATACGCATAGATGATTATGATAAGCAATTAGTAGAAGAGCACGGTGCTTTCTGGTATACATTAAAAGATTTACCGGCTTTAGCTTTAGATCATAATCAAATGGTTGCCGATGCTTTAGATATGTTACGCCGTAAGTCGCGTTATCAGCCTATAGGATTTGAGCTACTTCCTGAAAAATTTACGATTCCGCAGATGCAAAAATTATATGAAGCGATCTATCAACGGGAGCTTGATCCTCGTAATTTTAGAAAAAAAGTATTATCGCTTAAAGTTCTGGTGAAGCTTGACGAAAAAGATAAAACGAGTTCAAAGCGTGGTGCGTATTTATACCGTTTTGATTCAGAAAAATATCAGGAGCTTTTAGAAAGTGGTTATAATTTTGAGATTTAG
- a CDS encoding response regulator yields the protein MKKIKLACIVDDDPIFVFGIKKMMKLTEFCENFLVFSNGQEALDSLIAIIQKGEDVPQLILLDLNMPVMDGWEFLEEFTKVNPPKEITIYILTSSIDPRDLKRAKKFNSVSNYVIKPITVEQLEDIKSSLS from the coding sequence ATGAAAAAAATTAAACTGGCTTGTATCGTAGATGATGACCCTATTTTTGTTTTTGGGATCAAAAAAATGATGAAGCTTACAGAATTTTGCGAGAACTTTCTTGTCTTTTCTAATGGTCAGGAGGCCTTAGATTCGTTAATCGCAATTATACAAAAAGGCGAAGATGTTCCGCAGTTGATACTTCTTGACCTTAATATGCCGGTGATGGACGGTTGGGAGTTTCTAGAAGAATTTACTAAAGTTAATCCGCCAAAAGAAATTACCATATATATTCTTACATCTTCAATAGATCCCAGAGATTTAAAGCGAGCCAAAAAATTTAATAGCGTGTCTAATTACGTTATCAAGCCTATAACTGTAGAGCAATTAGAAGATATTAAAAGTTCATTGTCTTAG
- a CDS encoding DUF4136 domain-containing protein, which translates to MKKLKPFILLAVVVLLSACSTVRVSSDYDQSANFNEYKTFAFFKPGIDKAEISDLDKKRILRAIEDNMLAKGFVKSDNPAMLVSIFTTAQQRVDVYNNFGWGWGAWGPWGPFGGGFGNTVSRTTEGTLYIDLIDATKKELVWQGQGTGYLARDVERKQERINEIVGEIMQEYPPKKMASN; encoded by the coding sequence ATGAAAAAATTAAAACCCTTTATTCTGCTTGCTGTAGTAGTACTGCTTTCGGCGTGTAGCACTGTGCGAGTATCATCAGATTATGATCAGAGCGCAAATTTTAATGAATACAAAACCTTTGCTTTTTTTAAACCCGGTATAGATAAGGCTGAAATTTCTGATCTTGACAAGAAAAGAATATTGCGTGCAATTGAAGATAATATGCTTGCTAAAGGCTTTGTAAAATCTGACAATCCTGCAATGCTGGTAAGCATCTTTACTACAGCGCAACAACGTGTTGATGTATATAACAATTTTGGTTGGGGCTGGGGAGCCTGGGGTCCCTGGGGACCTTTTGGCGGCGGCTTTGGCAATACCGTTTCAAGAACTACCGAAGGCACATTGTATATCGATCTAATTGATGCTACTAAGAAAGAATTGGTATGGCAAGGTCAGGGAACCGGTTATTTAGCTAGAGATGTTGAAAGAAAACAAGAACGTATCAACGAAATTGTAGGAGAAATAATGCAGGAATATCCTCCTAAAAAAATGGCTTCTAATTAA
- a CDS encoding 1-aminocyclopropane-1-carboxylate deaminase/D-cysteine desulfhydrase translates to MIKPIMANPELLFSSEKQVPIQNIDDHVFRSNNVFVSILREDLLHKEVSGNKFRKLKYNLIEAQEQRKDTLLTYGGAFSNHIAATAKAGQICGFNTMGIIRGEELGIDLNKTLQQNATLKFAHECGMKFYFITRAEYREKDTASFRESLKQKFGDFYEIHEGGTNHLAVKGCSEILNENTAEYDYIMCPVGTGGTIAGLIEGSLSHQKVIGFPALKGDFLNSEIEKLTSKKNWDLNNNYHFEGYGKVNSELIAFINSFKNTHNIQLEPIYTGKMMYGLTDLISNAFFSENTRILAVHTGGLQGISGINYRLKKSGKSTIKV, encoded by the coding sequence ATGATAAAACCTATTATGGCAAATCCTGAGTTGCTCTTTTCTTCAGAAAAACAAGTGCCTATACAAAATATAGATGATCACGTATTTAGGTCTAATAATGTTTTCGTTTCTATTTTGCGAGAAGACCTCCTGCATAAAGAAGTTTCAGGAAATAAATTTAGAAAGCTTAAATACAATTTAATTGAAGCTCAAGAGCAACGGAAAGACACGCTCTTAACCTACGGGGGAGCCTTTTCAAATCATATTGCGGCGACTGCTAAGGCCGGTCAAATTTGTGGTTTTAATACTATGGGTATAATTCGTGGAGAAGAGCTAGGTATTGATTTAAATAAAACCCTTCAGCAGAATGCAACTTTAAAGTTTGCCCACGAGTGTGGGATGAAGTTCTATTTTATAACCCGAGCTGAGTACCGAGAGAAGGACACGGCATCTTTTCGCGAAAGCCTAAAACAGAAATTTGGAGATTTTTATGAGATCCACGAAGGTGGAACAAATCATCTGGCTGTAAAGGGTTGTTCAGAGATTTTGAATGAAAACACTGCAGAATACGATTACATCATGTGCCCTGTAGGAACAGGCGGAACGATTGCAGGTTTAATAGAAGGCAGTCTATCACATCAAAAAGTAATAGGATTTCCTGCACTTAAAGGAGATTTTTTAAATTCAGAAATTGAAAAACTTACGTCTAAGAAAAACTGGGATTTAAATAATAACTATCATTTTGAAGGTTATGGAAAGGTAAATTCAGAGCTTATAGCTTTCATTAATTCGTTTAAAAATACGCACAACATTCAATTAGAACCCATTTATACAGGAAAAATGATGTATGGTTTGACAGATCTTATTTCAAATGCATTTTTCTCTGAAAATACCCGTATTTTAGCGGTTCATACAGGAGGTTTACAAGGAATTTCCGGTATTAATTATCGACTTAAAAAATCTGGAAAATCAACCATTAAAGTTTAA
- a CDS encoding enoyl-CoA hydratase/isomerase family protein has product MQSSFVSLDIENAVGILTFSTPDHNALPSSILYELENKIFEAGKMKHLKVLILKSGGDRTFCAGASFKELIAIQNQEEGKTFFMGFARVILAMRSCPLPIIARVQGKAVGGGVGIAAAADYCLASKYASIKLSELTIGIGPFVIEPAVTRKIGVSASSQMTFKATAFYDALWAQAQGLYAEVYNSVEELDLAIKDLANNIASYNPEATKQAKRIFWKGTEHWPGLLEERASISGNLVLSEFTKEKLKSYA; this is encoded by the coding sequence ATGCAAAGTTCTTTTGTAAGCCTTGATATTGAGAATGCCGTAGGCATACTTACCTTTTCTACTCCAGATCACAATGCGTTACCCAGCAGTATTTTATACGAACTCGAAAATAAAATTTTTGAAGCCGGAAAGATGAAACATTTAAAAGTTCTTATTTTAAAAAGTGGTGGCGATCGTACGTTTTGTGCAGGCGCCAGTTTTAAAGAACTTATTGCTATACAAAATCAAGAGGAAGGGAAAACATTTTTTATGGGATTTGCTAGAGTTATATTGGCAATGCGCTCCTGCCCGCTACCTATAATAGCAAGGGTGCAAGGAAAAGCTGTAGGGGGTGGAGTAGGTATCGCGGCGGCAGCAGATTATTGTTTAGCTTCAAAATATGCTTCTATTAAACTTAGCGAATTAACTATAGGGATTGGACCTTTTGTAATAGAACCAGCGGTAACTCGTAAAATTGGTGTGTCTGCAAGTTCGCAGATGACTTTTAAAGCCACAGCATTTTATGACGCATTATGGGCACAAGCTCAGGGTTTATATGCTGAAGTTTATAATTCTGTAGAGGAGCTGGATTTAGCTATAAAAGATTTAGCAAATAATATTGCATCCTACAATCCGGAAGCTACTAAGCAGGCAAAGCGTATTTTTTGGAAGGGTACAGAACACTGGCCAGGTCTTCTTGAAGAACGAGCTTCAATAAGTGGTAATCTAGTTTTATCTGAGTTTACGAAAGAAAAATTAAAATCGTACGCATAA
- a CDS encoding aromatic amino acid hydroxylase, with protein MNSELDKNIETNPLIERLPAHLKQFIKPQHYDSYTPINQAVWRYVMRKNFDYLATVAHKSYVDGLNKTGISIDHIPNMYGMNRILKEIGWAAVAVDGFIPPAAFMEFQAYKVLVIASDIRQLEHIEYTPAPDIIHEGAGHAPIIANPEYAEYLRRFGEIGCKAISSAKDYQLYEAVRKLSILKEAEDSSESEIEETEKEVAHLQNNMGDPSEMALIRNLHWWTVEYGLIGTPENPKIYGAGLLSSIGESAWCMTDAVRKIPYSPDAAFQEFDITKPQPQLYVTPNFAYLSEVLEEFANTMALRTGGPEGINKLIQSKNLGTVELSTGLQISGVFRDIITHKNKVAYIQTEGETALSYHEKELIGHGTLNHPQGYGTALGKLEGINLAIEDMSPKDLQAYNIFEGEKIDLKFEGDILVSGEIITGTRNLKGKIILISFKDCTVSQGKRILFKPEWGIYHLGVGKRIVSAFSGPADFNSFNLINHQVSSSTVKPTHSEKRKELESLYLAVRNYREGKDTQFSPEAVFDILIKYHPTDWLLSVELYEIAVADNMEKLKLEILNHLDQLQSQKPKLKHLIKDGLDLVNNSQVLN; from the coding sequence ATGAATTCAGAATTAGATAAAAATATAGAAACTAATCCACTTATAGAGCGACTTCCCGCTCATTTAAAGCAATTCATAAAGCCACAGCATTATGATTCTTATACTCCTATAAATCAAGCGGTATGGCGTTATGTGATGCGTAAAAATTTTGACTACCTCGCTACTGTAGCTCATAAATCATATGTAGATGGATTAAATAAAACAGGCATTTCTATAGATCACATTCCCAATATGTATGGGATGAATCGCATTTTAAAAGAAATTGGCTGGGCTGCGGTTGCTGTTGACGGTTTTATACCTCCCGCAGCGTTTATGGAGTTTCAGGCATACAAAGTTTTGGTTATAGCTTCAGACATACGACAACTAGAACATATAGAATATACCCCAGCGCCAGATATCATACACGAGGGTGCAGGTCACGCTCCTATTATCGCTAATCCTGAATATGCAGAATACCTCAGACGTTTTGGAGAAATAGGATGCAAAGCCATTTCTTCAGCTAAAGATTACCAGCTTTATGAGGCTGTACGAAAACTTTCAATCTTAAAAGAGGCCGAAGATTCTTCTGAAAGCGAAATCGAAGAAACTGAAAAAGAAGTAGCTCATTTACAAAATAATATGGGTGATCCTAGCGAAATGGCTCTCATACGCAATTTGCACTGGTGGACGGTTGAATATGGTCTAATAGGCACTCCCGAAAACCCTAAGATCTATGGGGCCGGTCTTTTATCTTCAATAGGCGAAAGCGCCTGGTGCATGACCGATGCCGTTAGAAAGATACCTTATAGTCCTGATGCTGCCTTTCAGGAATTTGACATTACAAAACCACAACCTCAGCTTTACGTAACTCCTAATTTTGCATATCTAAGTGAAGTTTTAGAAGAGTTTGCAAATACTATGGCACTTAGAACCGGAGGTCCCGAAGGAATAAATAAGCTTATTCAAAGCAAAAATTTAGGAACTGTAGAACTAAGTACGGGACTTCAAATTTCTGGTGTCTTTCGAGATATTATCACACATAAAAATAAAGTCGCTTATATTCAAACTGAAGGAGAAACTGCGCTATCGTATCATGAAAAAGAACTTATAGGTCACGGGACGCTTAATCATCCTCAGGGTTATGGTACCGCTTTAGGTAAACTGGAAGGAATAAATCTGGCAATTGAAGATATGAGTCCTAAAGACCTTCAGGCATACAACATTTTTGAAGGTGAAAAAATTGATCTAAAGTTTGAAGGAGATATATTAGTAAGTGGCGAAATCATTACAGGCACCCGTAACTTAAAAGGAAAAATTATACTTATAAGTTTTAAAGATTGTACCGTTTCTCAAGGCAAACGTATTTTATTTAAACCTGAATGGGGTATTTACCATCTTGGGGTAGGAAAACGTATAGTTTCTGCTTTTTCTGGTCCTGCAGATTTCAATTCATTTAATTTGATTAATCATCAGGTTAGCAGCAGCACGGTTAAACCAACACACAGTGAAAAGCGCAAAGAACTTGAAAGTCTTTATCTGGCTGTAAGAAATTACAGAGAAGGTAAGGATACTCAATTTTCACCGGAAGCTGTGTTTGATATTTTAATAAAATATCACCCTACTGACTGGTTGCTTTCAGTAGAATTGTATGAGATAGCGGTTGCCGATAATATGGAGAAACTCAAATTAGAAATTCTAAATCATTTAGACCAACTACAATCTCAAAAACCGAAATTAAAACACCTTATCAAAGACGGTCTGGACTTAGTAAATAACTCGCAGGTTTTAAATTAA
- a CDS encoding sensor histidine kinase, translated as MKYSSSTLETISVLPGSMAVFDKACNVLSSSEEWKTTVKPELEIAYNTQHEFTLNFENSIQEAFRKGNAHFIVDVPVKQVRYKYKFSKFETEGEALVLAQRILSTRPKEYRKEELLKQTNKVAYIGFWELNLITKSIYWSEVTRKIHEIPDDFKLDLDTGINFYKQGEDRSRLTQVINRAIEFGESWDEDFTLITYTGKEVYVNARGKAEFEDEKCVRLLGTFQDITDRVVKNDQLRISEEQFRLAFENTPIAFLIIDVESFKILEVNEACEKIFGYNKNQFLKKKITDLYRPDEFQKNYLLIKNLFHQNSRKIENEQNFLHKNGNTILAKTYFSLNYDSKGKPNKIIAQIQDITELKKQNEEINRFVEVTTNQNTRLINFAHIVSHNLRSHSSNIGMLIEFLKNEKDEEEREMQFEMLAQASSMLTETISHLNEVVSVDINYQDKEELDLYKYIENGIRSVRGLMVEVNFQILNRVHEGFKIYAVPAYLESIILNIITNSIKYRDPKRKSWLQISAERINGYVIITASDNGLGINLERYGDRIFGLYKTFHEHSDARGLGLYMTKSQVEVMGGSINVQSKVGKGTTFIIKLNEKN; from the coding sequence ATGAAATATAGTTCTTCAACACTAGAAACTATTAGTGTATTGCCGGGTTCGATGGCTGTTTTTGATAAAGCATGTAATGTATTATCATCTTCAGAAGAATGGAAAACTACGGTTAAACCAGAATTAGAAATCGCTTACAACACCCAGCACGAATTTACTTTAAATTTTGAAAATTCAATACAGGAGGCTTTTAGAAAAGGGAATGCTCATTTCATTGTTGATGTACCCGTTAAACAAGTACGTTATAAATATAAATTTAGCAAATTTGAGACTGAAGGTGAAGCTTTAGTCTTAGCGCAACGCATTTTAAGTACTCGACCTAAAGAATACAGAAAGGAAGAGTTATTAAAGCAAACAAACAAGGTTGCTTATATAGGATTTTGGGAACTAAATCTCATAACTAAATCTATATATTGGTCTGAGGTTACCCGTAAGATTCATGAAATACCAGATGACTTCAAACTAGATTTAGACACCGGTATTAATTTTTACAAACAAGGGGAAGATAGGTCACGTCTTACACAAGTAATAAATCGTGCTATTGAATTTGGGGAGTCGTGGGATGAAGATTTTACACTAATAACATATACAGGTAAAGAGGTCTATGTAAATGCTAGAGGCAAGGCAGAATTTGAAGATGAGAAATGCGTACGTCTTTTAGGTACGTTTCAGGATATTACAGATAGGGTTGTAAAAAATGACCAATTACGTATAAGTGAAGAGCAATTTAGACTTGCATTTGAAAATACACCTATTGCCTTTCTTATTATAGATGTAGAAAGTTTTAAAATTTTAGAAGTTAACGAAGCTTGCGAAAAGATTTTTGGGTACAACAAGAATCAATTTTTAAAGAAAAAAATCACAGACTTATATAGGCCAGACGAGTTTCAGAAGAACTACCTTTTAATAAAAAATCTTTTTCATCAAAATTCTCGTAAAATTGAAAATGAACAGAATTTCTTACATAAAAATGGAAATACTATTCTAGCTAAAACCTACTTTTCTCTAAATTATGATTCTAAAGGGAAACCAAATAAAATCATTGCTCAAATACAGGATATCACAGAGCTTAAAAAACAGAATGAAGAAATAAATCGCTTTGTAGAGGTTACTACAAATCAAAATACACGCTTAATAAATTTTGCACATATTGTATCGCATAACCTAAGATCTCATTCTAGTAATATAGGTATGCTTATAGAGTTTCTAAAAAATGAAAAAGATGAAGAAGAGCGTGAGATGCAATTTGAAATGCTTGCTCAGGCTTCTTCTATGTTAACAGAAACCATATCGCACTTAAATGAAGTAGTATCTGTAGACATTAATTATCAGGATAAAGAAGAATTAGATCTATATAAATATATAGAAAATGGAATTCGTTCTGTTAGGGGACTTATGGTAGAAGTTAACTTTCAGATTTTAAATCGTGTTCACGAAGGATTCAAAATATATGCTGTACCGGCATACTTAGAGAGTATTATACTTAATATAATTACAAACTCAATTAAATACAGAGACCCTAAGCGTAAATCCTGGTTACAGATTTCTGCAGAGCGTATTAATGGGTATGTGATTATCACTGCTTCAGATAATGGCCTGGGTATTAATCTAGAACGCTATGGAGATCGAATTTTTGGTCTTTACAAAACTTTTCACGAACATTCTGATGCACGGGGATTAGGTCTTTATATGACTAAATCTCAAGTAGAAGTTATGGGAGGTTCAATAAACGTACAGAGCAAGGTAGGAAAAGGGACAACATTTATAATAAAACTAAATGAAAAAAATTAA
- a CDS encoding glucosaminidase domain-containing protein, whose product MIRKITVVLILSLLLVGCGGSKRAAKKKLSVRPSRSYENPKAKPVDNTPGETSRETKQAYEYASFASVEDYINHFAPIAKEEMRLYKIPASITIAQAVLESGAGNGNLTKKANNHFGIKCHNWTGEVVYHDDDEAGECFRKYRDPKFSFRDHSLFLTGRSRYADLFDLDPDDYKGWAKGLRKAGYATDPKYPQKLIAIIERYAMYNYDAEILGTKVKDFKPEPSDRVVLHKVVKGETLYSISRMYNLTVDELKKNNGLRDNTISVGQQLNVTPQYNGF is encoded by the coding sequence ATGATAAGAAAAATTACAGTTGTTTTGATTTTGAGCCTTTTGCTCGTGGGATGCGGTGGTAGTAAACGGGCGGCTAAGAAAAAACTGTCTGTTAGACCTTCAAGATCGTATGAGAACCCAAAAGCAAAACCGGTTGATAATACTCCCGGAGAAACATCTAGAGAAACTAAACAAGCATATGAATATGCCTCTTTTGCCAGTGTTGAAGATTATATAAATCATTTTGCACCTATTGCAAAAGAAGAAATGCGTTTATATAAAATACCTGCAAGTATTACTATAGCACAAGCTGTTCTAGAATCTGGAGCCGGAAATGGTAATCTTACTAAAAAAGCAAATAATCACTTTGGTATTAAATGTCATAACTGGACCGGTGAGGTTGTTTATCACGATGATGATGAAGCAGGAGAATGTTTTAGAAAATATCGTGATCCTAAATTTTCATTTAGAGATCATTCATTATTCTTAACAGGAAGATCTAGATATGCAGATTTATTTGATCTGGATCCTGACGATTATAAAGGCTGGGCTAAGGGATTACGTAAAGCAGGTTATGCAACAGATCCTAAATATCCTCAAAAATTAATTGCTATTATAGAACGCTATGCAATGTATAATTATGATGCTGAAATTTTAGGGACTAAGGTTAAAGATTTTAAGCCTGAGCCTTCAGATAGAGTTGTCTTGCACAAGGTCGTAAAAGGGGAGACCCTTTACAGCATCTCGCGTATGTATAACCTGACAGTTGACGAATTGAAAAAAAATAATGGCTTACGTGATAATACGATAAGCGTAGGGCAGCAGTTAAATGTAACCCCACAGTATAACGGATTTTAA
- a CDS encoding response regulator — protein sequence MDVKIAIVDDKFFLAKAVAEKLSFFKEFKLKFIAENGKDLLNNLETNNGIHLILMDIEMPILNGIEATILVKQKYPQIKIIMLTVFDNDEHIFNAIKAGADGYLLKETSPDNLHKGILETLAGGAAMNPSIAMRTLKLLRNPESLKSFEDREDILLSDREIEVLEQLSKGLNYTAIAQNLFLSPSTVRKHIENIYKKLQVHSKLEAVQKAKINNII from the coding sequence ATGGATGTAAAAATTGCAATCGTTGACGATAAATTTTTTTTAGCAAAAGCAGTTGCTGAAAAATTGTCTTTTTTTAAAGAATTTAAATTAAAATTTATTGCAGAAAATGGGAAAGACCTTCTTAATAATCTGGAAACAAATAATGGCATTCATCTTATTTTGATGGATATTGAGATGCCTATTCTTAATGGTATCGAAGCAACAATCTTAGTAAAACAGAAATACCCTCAAATAAAAATTATTATGCTCACCGTTTTTGATAACGACGAGCATATTTTTAATGCAATTAAAGCTGGTGCAGACGGTTATCTTTTAAAAGAAACCAGTCCCGATAACCTGCATAAGGGTATTCTTGAAACACTTGCGGGTGGTGCAGCAATGAACCCTTCAATTGCGATGCGCACTTTAAAATTACTTCGCAATCCTGAATCTCTTAAAAGTTTTGAAGACAGAGAGGATATCTTGTTGTCAGACCGGGAAATAGAAGTCCTGGAACAACTGAGCAAAGGGTTGAATTATACCGCTATTGCCCAAAATTTATTTTTATCTCCTAGTACTGTTAGAAAGCATATTGAGAATATTTATAAAAAACTTCAGGTGCACAGCAAACTTGAGGCGGTTCAAAAGGCCAAAATTAATAATATCATCTAA
- a CDS encoding DUF5522 domain-containing protein, whose protein sequence is MSQFKKQIPLEEGDYYLTPEGYRCFTEQYHLKRGYCCKSGCRHCPYDYDKSRS, encoded by the coding sequence GTGAGTCAATTTAAAAAACAAATACCGTTAGAAGAAGGCGATTATTATTTAACACCAGAAGGCTATAGATGCTTTACAGAGCAATATCACTTAAAGAGAGGATATTGTTGTAAAAGTGGGTGCAGACATTGCCCTTATGATTATGACAAATCACGCAGCTAA
- a CDS encoding DUF4230 domain-containing protein has protein sequence MRRILILITIIVLGIFTYLYFKDKSDQRAALSQATELIEKEIKNVGKLIVTEGSFAQVFTYKDSKKMYLDILTANKKALVVVNAKVTIAYDLRALETDVDIANKTITITHIPKAEININPDIEYYDVTQDYLNQFGASDYNTIKKRVMVSLKKKIEASDLRENAENRLIAELSNIYVAVNTLGWTLKYNKTEITNSQELKNILD, from the coding sequence ATGCGCAGAATACTTATTCTCATTACCATTATTGTTTTAGGGATTTTTACCTATCTCTATTTTAAGGATAAAAGCGATCAACGTGCTGCATTGTCACAAGCCACCGAATTAATTGAGAAGGAAATTAAAAATGTAGGTAAGCTCATAGTTACAGAAGGATCTTTTGCGCAGGTCTTTACATATAAAGATTCAAAAAAAATGTATCTAGATATACTAACCGCTAATAAAAAAGCTTTAGTGGTGGTAAATGCAAAGGTTACTATTGCATATGATTTAAGAGCTTTAGAAACAGATGTTGATATAGCTAATAAAACAATCACGATTACACATATCCCAAAGGCTGAAATTAATATCAATCCTGACATTGAGTATTATGATGTTACACAGGATTACCTCAATCAGTTTGGAGCTTCAGATTACAATACCATTAAAAAACGTGTTATGGTAAGTTTGAAAAAAAAGATTGAAGCCTCAGATTTACGAGAGAATGCAGAAAATCGTCTTATCGCAGAACTTTCTAATATATATGTAGCAGTTAATACTTTAGGTTGGACTTTAAAATATAATAAAACAGAAATTACAAACTCTCAGGAGTTAAAAAATATATTAGATTGA